The proteins below come from a single Chitinophaga pinensis DSM 2588 genomic window:
- a CDS encoding MFS transporter, producing the protein MSAPISLKEKVGYGFGDMASSMFWKLFGMYLLFFYTDVMKLDAAAIGTMFLITRVWDTLFDPFVGIITDRTQSRWGKFRPYLLMMALPFAIAGTLTFYTPSFAGGGRLVYAYVTYSLMMMIYSLINVPYASLLGVISNDGRERNTLASFRMSFAFAGSFMALGLLEPLVQYFTPYGLSAAWVFAVSIIAVICLLLFLLCFAWVKERVQPIQQQSGRLKDDFADLLHNKPWWILLGAGIAALIFNSIRDGATVYYFKYYITQNQAFNVAGIPFTYSTLYLLTGQLANIIGVILASPVANRLGKKRTYLLAMVLATTGSCCFYFLQKEQLTGIFVLQALISTCAGIIFPLLWSMYADIADYSEWKTGRRATGLVFSSSSMSQKFGWTIGGALTGWLLGVFNFQADTTLDTTAQTGIISMLSLIPAIGSLLSVVFIAAYPLSENKMNEISRELDIRRKTTATSQHAETGTFTGA; encoded by the coding sequence ATGTCTGCACCAATAAGTCTGAAAGAAAAAGTAGGATACGGCTTCGGCGACATGGCTTCTTCCATGTTCTGGAAGTTGTTTGGCATGTACCTGCTGTTTTTCTATACAGATGTCATGAAACTGGATGCAGCCGCGATCGGCACCATGTTTCTGATCACCCGTGTCTGGGATACCCTGTTTGATCCTTTCGTGGGTATCATTACAGACAGGACACAGAGCAGATGGGGAAAATTCCGTCCTTATCTGCTGATGATGGCCCTGCCTTTTGCAATTGCCGGCACATTGACATTCTATACACCTTCATTTGCCGGTGGCGGCAGACTTGTCTACGCCTATGTCACCTACTCGCTCATGATGATGATCTATTCACTGATCAATGTACCCTATGCTTCTTTATTGGGCGTGATCAGCAATGATGGTCGTGAACGGAATACCCTGGCCTCCTTCAGAATGTCTTTTGCATTCGCCGGGAGCTTCATGGCACTGGGATTACTGGAGCCACTTGTGCAATATTTTACCCCTTACGGATTAAGCGCCGCCTGGGTATTCGCAGTAAGTATTATCGCTGTGATCTGCCTCTTGCTGTTCCTGCTATGTTTTGCATGGGTGAAAGAAAGAGTACAACCCATACAACAACAATCCGGCAGACTGAAAGACGACTTTGCCGACCTCCTGCACAATAAACCCTGGTGGATACTATTGGGCGCCGGTATTGCTGCACTGATCTTTAATTCTATCAGGGATGGCGCGACTGTTTATTATTTCAAATACTATATCACGCAGAACCAGGCATTCAATGTAGCCGGCATTCCTTTTACTTATTCCACACTTTATCTGCTCACTGGTCAACTGGCAAATATCATAGGTGTTATACTCGCCTCTCCGGTAGCTAACCGGCTCGGTAAAAAACGTACCTATCTCCTGGCAATGGTCCTGGCTACCACAGGCAGTTGCTGCTTTTATTTCCTGCAGAAAGAACAACTCACCGGCATATTCGTGCTACAGGCGCTGATCAGTACCTGTGCTGGTATTATTTTTCCCTTGCTTTGGAGTATGTATGCGGATATTGCTGATTACTCCGAATGGAAGACCGGCAGACGAGCAACCGGACTGGTATTCTCTTCCTCTTCCATGTCCCAGAAATTTGGCTGGACAATAGGTGGCGCACTGACCGGCTGGCTCTTAGGTGTTTTCAATTTTCAGGCAGATACGACGCTCGATACAACCGCACAGACCGGGATTATCAGTATGCTGAGTCTTATCCCGGCCATCGGCTCCTTACTAAGCGTCGTATTCATTGCTGCTTACCCATTATCAGAAAACAAAATGAATGAAATATCCCGTGAATTGGACATCAGACGAAAAACAACAGCTACCAGTCAACACGCTGAAACAGGAACTTTTACAGGAGCTTAA
- a CDS encoding glycosidase, which yields MSNFNARLQALQVAHQQLLHMNNEAILPGNGIFLRYKNPVLTATHVPLEWCYDLNQASNPHLMTRFGINAVFNAGAIKWEGKYIVIARVEGWDRKSFFAVAESDNGIDGFRFRDFPLQIPETAIPDTNIYDMRVVQHEDGYVYGLFCTERRDPSAPAGDQSAAVAQCGIVRTKDLETWERLPDLVTASAQQRNVVLHPEFVNGKYMLYTRPQDGFIEAGKGGGIGVGYCDSMEKAVISTESVIDNKVYHTIAEAKNGQGPAPIRTPHGWLHLAHGVRNTAAGLRYTLYLFMTSLDHPEEVICKPAGYFMAPEGDERVGDVSNVLFSNGWIADEDGQVFIYYASSDTRLHVATSSIAQLTDYCMHTAPDGLRSFASVATLYNIIERNKALVPAEI from the coding sequence ATGTCAAATTTTAACGCAAGACTGCAGGCATTACAGGTCGCACATCAGCAACTGCTGCATATGAACAATGAAGCCATATTACCCGGTAACGGTATTTTTCTCAGATATAAAAACCCGGTACTCACGGCGACACATGTACCGTTGGAATGGTGTTATGACCTTAACCAGGCATCTAACCCTCATCTCATGACCCGCTTTGGAATCAATGCCGTATTTAATGCGGGGGCTATCAAATGGGAAGGGAAATATATAGTGATCGCCCGTGTAGAGGGTTGGGACAGGAAATCCTTTTTTGCAGTGGCAGAGAGTGATAACGGCATCGATGGATTTCGCTTCAGGGACTTTCCCCTGCAAATTCCTGAAACAGCGATACCAGATACCAACATTTATGATATGCGGGTAGTACAGCACGAGGATGGTTATGTTTATGGATTGTTCTGTACAGAACGCCGTGATCCTTCAGCTCCCGCCGGTGATCAATCAGCCGCCGTTGCGCAATGTGGTATTGTACGTACAAAAGACCTGGAAACCTGGGAGCGCTTACCAGACCTGGTCACGGCCTCTGCGCAACAACGGAATGTGGTATTACATCCGGAATTCGTCAATGGAAAATATATGCTCTATACACGTCCGCAGGATGGCTTTATTGAAGCCGGTAAAGGCGGCGGTATAGGCGTAGGCTATTGTGATAGTATGGAGAAAGCAGTGATCAGCACAGAGTCTGTGATCGATAATAAAGTGTACCATACCATTGCGGAAGCCAAGAACGGACAGGGACCTGCTCCTATCCGTACACCGCATGGCTGGCTGCACCTGGCACACGGCGTCAGAAATACGGCTGCGGGCTTACGCTATACACTATACCTGTTTATGACTTCCCTGGATCATCCGGAAGAAGTGATCTGTAAACCAGCAGGCTATTTTATGGCGCCCGAAGGTGATGAACGTGTCGGCGATGTATCCAATGTACTCTTCTCTAATGGCTGGATTGCTGATGAAGATGGTCAGGTGTTTATCTATTATGCAAGCAGCGATACCCGTCTGCATGTAGCCACCAGTTCCATTGCACAGCTGACCGACTACTGTATGCATACAGCTCCTGACGGCCTGCGCTCTTTTGCTTCCGTCGCGACCTTATACAACATCATTGAAAGAAACAAAGCACTGGTACCCGCTGAAATATAA
- a CDS encoding alpha/beta fold hydrolase, which translates to MKQPLILLHGLFGGLSNWNDVIAYFGEKYDIHVPPLPIYDEHKQDILDYLVASLHDYVVANKLKDIVLVGNSLGGHVGILYAHRYATNVKSMLLTGSSGLYENNTLGSFPKRHSRTYIQERVEYTFYDAKTATPALVDEVFAIVRDNQKCFRIVKTAKTAQRNYVTKELPEINIPVLLIWGEDDNITPPAVAEEFEKMLPNVKLVYLKECGHAPMMEKPAAFNALMEQFLENGL; encoded by the coding sequence ATGAAACAACCCTTGATTTTGTTGCACGGTCTGTTTGGTGGTCTGAGCAACTGGAATGATGTTATCGCTTACTTTGGAGAAAAATATGATATACACGTTCCTCCCCTCCCCATCTATGATGAACATAAGCAGGATATTTTAGATTACCTGGTGGCTTCGCTACATGATTATGTTGTTGCAAATAAGCTGAAAGATATCGTATTGGTTGGCAACTCACTGGGTGGCCATGTAGGGATCCTATATGCACACCGCTATGCAACGAATGTAAAAAGTATGCTCCTTACCGGTAGTTCCGGTTTGTATGAAAATAATACCCTGGGTAGTTTTCCCAAACGACATAGCCGCACCTACATACAGGAACGCGTTGAGTATACTTTTTATGACGCAAAAACAGCAACACCTGCCCTGGTGGACGAAGTATTTGCCATCGTACGCGACAACCAGAAGTGCTTCAGGATCGTAAAAACAGCAAAGACAGCACAACGGAACTACGTCACGAAAGAATTGCCGGAGATCAACATACCCGTATTACTGATCTGGGGAGAAGATGATAATATAACGCCACCGGCTGTAGCGGAAGAATTTGAAAAAATGTTACCCAACGTAAAACTGGTGTACCTGAAGGAATGCGGCCATGCGCCGATGATGGAAAAACCTGCGGCATTTAATGCGCTGATGGAACAGTTTCTTGAAAACGGTTTATAA
- a CDS encoding Crp/Fnr family transcriptional regulator: protein MQQQLREHIEKIIPLTDEEFDFILTQFTTRKFKKHQYIIQEGDNVKYAYFVLSGLLKLVYTDNSGKQHIVSFAMEDWWESDYYAFHTQTPATLSLECLEDTEVCCLSLEGYGILCDKLQKMERFFLQKANFGFLAAQRRILSLLTTDAKERYEQLVKQSPLLVQRVPKSLLAAYLGVSRETLSR, encoded by the coding sequence ATGCAGCAACAGCTCCGTGAACATATCGAGAAAATAATCCCCCTCACTGACGAAGAATTTGACTTCATCCTCACGCAATTCACGACCAGAAAGTTCAAAAAGCACCAGTATATTATCCAGGAAGGCGATAACGTAAAATATGCCTATTTCGTGCTATCCGGCCTTTTAAAGCTCGTTTATACCGATAATAGCGGAAAGCAGCATATTGTATCCTTTGCGATGGAAGACTGGTGGGAAAGCGACTATTATGCCTTTCACACCCAAACACCAGCCACCTTGTCCCTGGAATGCCTGGAAGATACCGAAGTATGCTGTCTTTCTCTCGAAGGCTATGGCATATTGTGTGATAAGCTGCAGAAAATGGAACGTTTCTTCCTGCAGAAAGCCAATTTCGGTTTTCTTGCGGCACAGCGTCGTATCCTTTCTTTACTGACAACTGACGCCAAGGAGCGTTATGAGCAACTGGTAAAACAATCTCCCTTACTCGTACAACGTGTGCCTAAAAGTCTGCTCGCCGCCTATCTGGGCGTGTCAAGAGAAACACTCAGCAGGTAA
- a CDS encoding RidA family protein, which translates to MEKRIINPWKWQDERSYVQAVEVKNVTSTLYVAGQAAVYPDGTSSNDDMETQLKLAINNLETVIAEAGYEAKNIVRLTIYTTNTAELWPQFPILQEWIAKHGLQQVVTLMEVVSLFETLKVELEATAVK; encoded by the coding sequence ATGGAAAAGAGAATAATCAATCCCTGGAAATGGCAGGATGAAAGAAGTTATGTACAGGCAGTTGAAGTGAAGAATGTAACAAGTACGCTGTATGTTGCCGGACAGGCGGCAGTATACCCTGATGGGACCTCCAGCAATGATGATATGGAGACACAGCTGAAGCTGGCCATCAACAACCTGGAAACAGTCATCGCGGAAGCTGGTTATGAAGCAAAAAATATTGTACGCTTAACGATCTACACGACTAACACTGCGGAGCTCTGGCCTCAATTTCCGATTCTCCAGGAATGGATCGCCAAACATGGTCTTCAGCAGGTCGTGACTTTGATGGAAGTGGTCAGCTTGTTTGAAACATTGAAAGTGGAGCTGGAAGCCACTGCTGTAAAATAA
- a CDS encoding AGE family epimerase/isomerase, with the protein MNWTSDEKQQLPVNTLKQELLQELKRILVYWTTETVDERNGGFIGRISAHNVKDPYAVKGSVLNTRILWTFSAAYNLLKTDQYLTLANRAWDYLYAHFADKVHGGLYWTVDYTGKAVDGKKQVYAIAFGVYACSEYFKASRNETAKQTAIAWYHAIRQYAYDKIYGGYIEACTQDWQPLSDLRLSLKDANERKSMNTHLHVLEAWTTLYEIWPDEQLKADILELLMLFDKQIIHPTTHHLQLFFTDNWTVKSTLISYGHDIEAAWLLLEAAIAVGDEQELSRFRVRAINLVRAALKGMDKDGGLWYEYDTAEQHLIAEKHWWPQAEALVGLVNAWELSGDPYYLDKAMASWQFIQQFLLDKTDGEWHWGVGLDGKPIEEVKVGLWKCPYHNARACMEVVKRLK; encoded by the coding sequence GTGAATTGGACATCAGACGAAAAACAACAGCTACCAGTCAACACGCTGAAACAGGAACTTTTACAGGAGCTTAAACGTATACTCGTTTACTGGACGACTGAAACTGTAGACGAGCGCAATGGCGGTTTTATAGGCCGTATCTCCGCTCACAATGTAAAAGACCCTTATGCCGTCAAAGGAAGTGTGCTCAATACCCGTATACTCTGGACATTCTCTGCAGCTTATAATCTGTTAAAGACTGACCAGTATCTTACATTGGCTAATCGCGCCTGGGATTACCTCTATGCTCACTTCGCTGATAAAGTGCATGGAGGTCTTTATTGGACGGTGGACTATACCGGTAAAGCAGTCGATGGCAAAAAGCAGGTCTATGCCATTGCATTCGGCGTATATGCCTGCAGCGAGTACTTTAAGGCAAGCAGAAACGAAACAGCTAAACAAACTGCGATAGCATGGTACCATGCTATCCGTCAGTATGCCTACGATAAGATATACGGCGGCTATATAGAAGCCTGTACGCAAGACTGGCAACCACTATCTGATCTTCGGCTGAGTCTGAAAGATGCGAATGAAAGAAAGTCCATGAATACACATCTGCATGTGCTGGAAGCCTGGACTACCTTATATGAGATCTGGCCGGATGAACAACTGAAAGCAGATATCCTGGAATTACTGATGCTTTTTGACAAGCAGATCATTCATCCCACTACACACCATTTGCAATTATTCTTCACGGACAACTGGACGGTGAAAAGCACCTTGATTTCTTATGGCCATGATATAGAAGCAGCATGGCTGTTACTGGAGGCGGCAATTGCAGTTGGTGATGAACAGGAGCTCAGTCGTTTCCGTGTCCGCGCCATCAACCTGGTAAGAGCCGCCCTGAAAGGCATGGATAAAGACGGTGGCCTCTGGTATGAATACGATACTGCTGAGCAACACCTGATAGCAGAAAAACACTGGTGGCCACAGGCGGAAGCCCTGGTAGGACTGGTCAATGCCTGGGAACTAAGCGGCGATCCTTACTACCTGGATAAAGCGATGGCCAGCTGGCAATTTATACAACAGTTCCTGCTGGATAAAACAGACGGAGAATGGCATTGGGGCGTCGGTCTCGACGGCAAGCCGATAGAAGAAGTAAAGGTAGGATTATGGAAGTGTCCCTATCATAATGCGAGAGCATGCATGGAGGTCGTGAAGCGTTTGAAGTGA
- a CDS encoding Crp/Fnr family transcriptional regulator, protein MKHNTPDWYHRLKEKYPIVSDAEWALLDKMTKVKTIKKGDSFLRYGKIARYAAFVVSGQFAFTIIDDEGNEKIIRFGFADDFLANCESYYRMAASAVAITALEDAVIRRINIKQLQPLYDLHMSLSAVNLQIYQELAEQTFEHQYILSLKSPVKRYQFLLKHRPAIIKKISLTNIARYLYVSREALSRARLLLLNKGQRFCD, encoded by the coding sequence ATGAAGCATAATACTCCTGACTGGTATCATCGGCTGAAAGAGAAGTATCCAATAGTATCGGATGCAGAATGGGCATTACTGGATAAAATGACAAAAGTCAAAACTATAAAAAAAGGCGACAGCTTTTTACGTTATGGTAAAATTGCGCGTTATGCGGCTTTTGTGGTATCCGGCCAGTTTGCGTTTACAATCATTGATGATGAAGGGAATGAGAAGATCATCCGGTTTGGTTTTGCAGACGATTTTCTGGCCAATTGTGAGAGTTATTACCGGATGGCCGCGTCCGCAGTAGCGATTACCGCATTGGAAGATGCCGTGATCAGGAGGATCAATATTAAACAGTTACAGCCTTTGTATGATCTGCATATGAGTCTGTCCGCAGTAAACCTGCAGATTTACCAGGAACTAGCAGAACAAACATTTGAGCATCAATATATTCTATCCTTGAAAAGCCCCGTAAAAAGGTATCAGTTTCTACTGAAACACAGACCGGCGATCATTAAAAAAATCTCTCTGACCAATATCGCCAGGTACCTGTATGTGAGTCGGGAAGCCCTTAGCAGGGCCAGATTACTGCTGCTGAACAAGGGGCAGCGCTTTTGTGATTGA
- a CDS encoding SDR family NAD(P)-dependent oxidoreductase gives MGSKIWFITGSSRGFGRIWTEAALERGDKVAATARKLSAIADLKEKYGDNVLTLELDVTQPEQVKSVVEQAHAHFGRLDVVLNNAGYSLVGTIEESSADDVRALYETNIIGPMAVIKAALPLLRKQGGGHILGTSSGLGHFTLPVIGYYCSSKWAFESIHEALAAEVKAFGIKVTIVEPGAYATEFGSQESLKFAPGLDIYNDFKQQFVQKLSQQERGNPAATPAALFKVVDSDNPPLRFNLGSHNLPAVRVAYAERLAEWEAWNDISVSAQG, from the coding sequence ATGGGAAGTAAAATATGGTTTATTACAGGATCATCAAGAGGATTTGGCAGGATTTGGACAGAAGCAGCGCTTGAGCGGGGCGATAAAGTAGCCGCTACTGCACGTAAATTATCCGCGATAGCAGATCTTAAAGAAAAATACGGCGATAATGTGCTGACGCTTGAGCTCGACGTGACACAGCCAGAGCAGGTGAAAAGTGTTGTAGAGCAGGCACACGCTCATTTCGGCAGACTGGATGTCGTACTAAACAATGCGGGTTATTCACTGGTAGGCACCATTGAAGAGAGCTCTGCTGATGATGTACGGGCCTTGTACGAAACGAATATAATCGGTCCGATGGCAGTTATCAAGGCAGCCCTGCCCCTGCTGAGAAAACAGGGTGGTGGACATATACTGGGTACTTCCAGCGGTCTTGGCCATTTTACTTTGCCGGTGATCGGCTATTACTGCTCCTCCAAATGGGCGTTTGAATCAATTCACGAAGCCCTGGCCGCTGAGGTGAAAGCATTTGGTATCAAGGTAACGATCGTAGAGCCAGGTGCATACGCAACGGAGTTCGGTAGCCAGGAGTCTTTGAAATTTGCCCCCGGACTGGATATCTATAACGACTTCAAACAACAGTTCGTACAGAAACTTTCCCAACAGGAAAGAGGCAATCCGGCCGCTACGCCGGCTGCGCTCTTCAAAGTGGTAGACTCGGATAATCCACCATTGCGCTTTAACCTGGGTAGCCATAATTTACCGGCAGTCCGCGTTGCTTATGCAGAACGTCTGGCAGAATGGGAAGCCTGGAATGACATCTCTGTTTCCGCACAGGGTTAA